Proteins encoded in a region of the Paenibacillus sp. E222 genome:
- a CDS encoding flagellar biosynthetic protein FliO, translating to MMAQDKIPDDVGTGVNYYFQLVWVIVVLAVILVLIVYLIRFLNKRNQRWFRNGTIRILGGVGLGPNKSLQIIEIGGSVYLLGVGDDIQLVDKVSDLEEAQRIIDSFERDASAQQGSLSPLIAKLAARLRKDEPPREMELEDTTSFHELFESKLRQMPNRKEKMEKVLEEDNTTDRSRDS from the coding sequence ATGATGGCTCAGGATAAGATTCCAGATGATGTGGGCACGGGAGTCAATTATTATTTTCAGCTTGTATGGGTGATTGTTGTCCTGGCCGTCATTCTGGTTCTTATAGTCTATCTGATTCGTTTTCTAAACAAACGGAATCAGCGATGGTTCCGGAACGGCACAATTCGTATTTTGGGTGGGGTCGGACTGGGACCAAACAAGTCGCTGCAAATTATAGAAATTGGCGGTAGCGTTTACCTACTCGGTGTGGGTGATGACATACAGCTGGTGGATAAGGTTTCGGATCTTGAAGAGGCTCAGCGAATCATTGATTCATTTGAACGGGATGCTTCAGCACAACAGGGAAGCCTTTCGCCTCTTATTGCAAAGCTGGCTGCCCGCTTGCGCAAAGATGAACCGCCGCGAGAAATGGAACTCGAGGATACAACCTCTTTTCACGAACTGTTTGAATCTAAACTTCGGCAGATGCCTAACCGTAAAGAGAAGATGGAGAAGGTCCTGGAAGAAGACAATACTACAGATCGGTCGAGGGATTCATGA
- the flhB gene encoding flagellar biosynthesis protein FlhB codes for MKYQLDLQMFAGEKTEKATPKKRQDTRKKGQVVKSMELSGASILLFTFLIMMMFSNFYKERIVRLFTDIFINRMSMEITGENVVALMMRYGIEVMLLLAPVLLGAVLVALIVNYMQVGFLLVGEGLKPKLEKLDPIKGFKNIFSLRSLVEFAKSIMKMSIIGFLVYSTITGYQSDIASLSHFSLDAILHFAASITLSLGIKIAVALLVLAVLDYMYQKYDYEKNIRMSKQDIKDEYKKMEGDPLIKGKIRERQRRMAVQRMMQEVPKADVIITNPTHFAVALKYEGSEMEAPQIIAKGQDYVALRIKEIAKEHGVITMENKPLARALFQRAEIGDAIPADLFQAVAEVLAYVYKLKGRTK; via the coding sequence ATGAAATATCAACTCGACCTCCAGATGTTCGCAGGGGAAAAAACAGAGAAGGCTACCCCGAAAAAGAGGCAGGATACGCGAAAAAAAGGACAGGTTGTCAAAAGTATGGAGCTGTCCGGCGCATCCATTCTCCTATTCACCTTTTTGATCATGATGATGTTCAGTAACTTTTACAAAGAACGTATAGTTCGATTGTTTACAGACATCTTCATTAATCGGATGAGTATGGAAATTACCGGGGAGAACGTCGTAGCCTTAATGATGCGTTATGGCATCGAGGTGATGCTATTGCTTGCTCCTGTTTTGCTCGGTGCGGTACTCGTTGCGTTAATTGTCAATTACATGCAGGTAGGTTTCCTGCTTGTAGGAGAGGGTTTAAAGCCGAAACTGGAAAAGTTGGATCCGATTAAAGGGTTCAAGAACATTTTTTCTCTTCGTTCTTTGGTGGAGTTTGCTAAATCCATTATGAAAATGTCGATTATCGGCTTTCTGGTTTACAGTACAATCACAGGTTATCAGTCAGATATTGCTTCATTGTCTCACTTTTCATTGGATGCGATTCTGCATTTTGCTGCTTCAATCACCTTAAGCTTGGGAATCAAGATTGCAGTAGCCCTGTTAGTACTTGCTGTACTCGATTATATGTACCAGAAGTATGATTACGAAAAGAACATTCGGATGTCCAAGCAAGACATCAAGGACGAATACAAAAAAATGGAAGGTGACCCACTGATCAAGGGTAAAATCAGGGAGCGTCAGCGTCGTATGGCTGTTCAGCGCATGATGCAGGAAGTTCCCAAAGCGGACGTGATTATCACCAACCCAACTCACTTTGCCGTTGCGCTTAAGTATGAGGGCTCGGAGATGGAAGCGCCCCAAATTATAGCCAAAGGTCAGGATTACGTCGCCTTACGTATTAAGGAAATTGCCAAAGAGCACGGTGTCATTACCATGGAAAACAAGCCGCTGGCACGGGCATTGTTCCAGAGAGCCGAGATTGGTGACGCCATACCGGCTGATTTGTTTCAAGCGGTAGCCGAAGTGCTGGCTTATGTATATAAATTAAAGGGCAGAACGAAATAA
- the flgG gene encoding flagellar basal body rod protein FlgG gives MLKSMYSGVSGMRGFQTKLDVIGNNIANVNTVGFKGSRVMFKDIMSQTTAGVTAPTDTPTGGVNAKQIGLGVSVGSIDTLHLAGSPMTTNNPTDLRINGDGFFLVAMSEDQEVPFLTRAGDFHVDADRNLVTSDGLFVLDSGGGPITIADDVVSFTIGQNGMINQTMADGTIESETQLGIGKVVNPEGLEKIGGNLYRMTANANPDGTLDPLTANDAENGTGSIIAGQLEMSNVDLTGEFTEMIVAQRGFQANSRIITTSDEVLQEVVNLKR, from the coding sequence ATGTTGAAATCAATGTACTCAGGCGTTTCCGGGATGCGGGGTTTTCAAACGAAACTTGATGTTATCGGTAATAATATTGCGAACGTGAATACGGTTGGTTTTAAAGGTAGCCGTGTCATGTTCAAAGATATTATGAGCCAGACCACTGCAGGGGTGACTGCACCAACGGATACTCCAACAGGTGGTGTGAATGCGAAGCAAATCGGTTTGGGTGTATCTGTAGGATCAATTGACACATTGCATCTTGCAGGAAGTCCTATGACAACAAACAATCCAACAGATTTACGTATTAATGGAGATGGTTTCTTTCTGGTTGCGATGTCGGAGGATCAGGAAGTTCCATTCCTAACTCGTGCTGGGGATTTTCACGTAGATGCGGACCGTAATCTGGTTACATCTGACGGCCTCTTCGTACTAGACAGTGGAGGTGGACCAATCACAATTGCTGATGATGTCGTTTCCTTTACAATCGGCCAAAACGGTATGATTAACCAAACAATGGCTGACGGAACAATCGAAAGTGAAACTCAACTGGGTATTGGGAAAGTTGTCAACCCTGAAGGTCTAGAAAAAATAGGGGGTAATCTTTACCGAATGACAGCCAATGCCAATCCTGATGGCACACTTGATCCTTTAACAGCAAATGATGCCGAGAATGGTACGGGTTCTATTATTGCAGGACAACTTGAAATGTCCAACGTGGATCTAACAGGTGAATTCACAGAGATGATCGTTGCTCAGCGTGGATTCCAGGCGAACTCACGGATTATTACAACGTCCGATGAAGTGCTTCAGGAAGTTGTTAACCTGAAACGTTAA
- a CDS encoding response regulator, whose translation MANRILVVDDAAFMRMMIRDILSKNGYEVVGEAQDGSQAIEKFKELRPDLITMDITMPEMDGIAALKEIKKIDANAKVIMCSAMGQQAMVIDAIQAGAKDFIVKPFQSDRVIEAISKTLGV comes from the coding sequence ATGGCAAACCGAATTTTAGTCGTGGACGACGCTGCATTTATGAGAATGATGATCCGGGACATTTTGTCCAAAAACGGATACGAGGTCGTTGGCGAAGCACAGGATGGATCACAAGCAATTGAGAAGTTTAAGGAGCTTCGTCCTGATCTGATCACAATGGATATTACCATGCCTGAGATGGATGGTATTGCAGCTTTGAAAGAAATCAAAAAAATTGATGCCAACGCAAAAGTAATTATGTGCTCTGCGATGGGTCAACAAGCGATGGTTATTGATGCAATCCAGGCCGGAGCTAAAGATTTCATCGTGAAGCCGTTCCAATCTGACCGGGTTATCGAAGCAATCAGCAAAACGCTGGGCGTTTAA
- the fliY gene encoding flagellar motor switch phosphatase FliY: protein MTSKDYLSQEEIDALLRQSESMNSSEPAEKTVDDFLTELEQDALGEIGNITFGSAATALSTLLGLKVDITTPKVSIISRTQFDEAFPKPHVAVHVNYVDGFEGINSLVIKKRDAQVIADLMLGGEGNPVDEELNEIHISAVQEAMNQMMGSSATSMSTIFNRFVNISPPGIDILNMESGEGVSNLPEDETLIQVSFRLLIGDLIDSNLMQLLPVHFAKEMVEMLIGGAQESTASAPVASTPEPAPAAVPAAPEQPPVQQQIPPQAQQPPVQDYNGYGQAPMGMPQGMPPQQPYGMPAQQPYGVPQHYGGVPNRNVNVQPVQFANLQNGAFGQVDENNLNLLMDIPLKVTVELGRTQKQIKDILELSQGSIVELDKLAGEPVDILVNNKLIAKGEVVVIDENFGVRVIDIVSQWDRIQKLQ from the coding sequence TTGACGAGTAAGGATTATTTATCCCAAGAAGAAATCGATGCTTTGCTCAGACAATCGGAATCGATGAACAGTTCGGAACCGGCTGAGAAAACAGTTGATGATTTTTTGACCGAGCTGGAACAGGATGCCTTGGGGGAGATTGGTAACATTACATTTGGTAGTGCGGCGACAGCTTTGTCCACGCTATTAGGCCTAAAAGTAGATATTACAACACCTAAGGTGTCCATCATCAGTCGGACACAGTTTGATGAAGCCTTTCCTAAGCCTCACGTTGCAGTCCATGTGAATTATGTAGATGGATTTGAAGGAATCAACTCATTAGTCATCAAAAAACGGGATGCTCAAGTCATAGCCGATCTGATGCTTGGCGGTGAAGGGAATCCGGTTGATGAAGAATTGAATGAAATCCATATCAGTGCAGTACAGGAAGCCATGAATCAGATGATGGGTTCGTCTGCTACATCCATGTCCACAATCTTTAACCGTTTCGTGAATATTTCTCCTCCGGGAATTGATATTCTCAATATGGAAAGTGGTGAGGGAGTCAGCAATCTTCCAGAAGATGAGACTCTGATCCAAGTATCATTCCGGCTGTTGATTGGCGATCTGATTGATTCCAATCTCATGCAGCTGCTTCCCGTGCATTTTGCAAAAGAAATGGTAGAGATGTTGATTGGCGGAGCCCAAGAGTCTACTGCTAGCGCACCAGTTGCGTCTACACCTGAGCCAGCACCGGCAGCAGTACCGGCTGCCCCTGAGCAACCTCCGGTTCAGCAACAGATACCGCCACAGGCGCAGCAGCCGCCTGTTCAGGATTATAATGGCTATGGACAGGCTCCAATGGGGATGCCTCAAGGAATGCCGCCACAGCAGCCTTATGGCATGCCTGCGCAGCAACCTTATGGTGTACCGCAGCATTACGGCGGTGTGCCGAATAGGAATGTAAACGTACAACCGGTTCAATTCGCCAATTTGCAAAATGGGGCGTTCGGCCAGGTAGACGAAAACAATTTGAATTTATTGATGGACATTCCCCTTAAAGTCACCGTAGAATTAGGAAGGACCCAGAAGCAAATTAAGGATATTTTAGAACTGTCACAAGGTTCAATTGTCGAGCTGGACAAACTGGCCGGTGAACCTGTCGATATTTTGGTGAATAACAAGTTGATTGCCAAAGGTGAGGTTGTCGTAATCGACGAAAACTTTGGTGTTCGTGTTATAGATATCGTAAGCCAATGGGACCGAATTCAGAAATTACAATAA
- the fliQ gene encoding flagellar biosynthesis protein FliQ — MTSEFIIGLAGKAVYTSLLASAPMLILALVVGLIISVFQATTQIQEQTLAFVPKIIAVLLAVLLFGPWILNILVDFTYNILDNLYRYIG; from the coding sequence ATGACTTCGGAGTTTATTATCGGTCTGGCCGGGAAAGCAGTTTATACTTCACTGCTGGCCAGCGCACCTATGCTTATTCTAGCTCTGGTTGTAGGACTCATTATCAGTGTGTTTCAGGCAACCACTCAAATTCAGGAGCAAACCCTGGCCTTTGTGCCTAAAATCATTGCTGTACTTCTGGCAGTACTTTTGTTTGGTCCTTGGATATTGAATATACTGGTCGATTTCACGTATAACATTCTCGATAATTTATACAGATACATAGGGTAG
- a CDS encoding flagellar basal body-associated FliL family protein — MKKMLPWLATSLLAITLIVVVVFVFMQGQNGNKIDTHTAAAAEKKMTADEIVAVSSELGEIKTNLADIDHVVVVSFSFKLSDKKAKEDFEKIKEITVKPIIIQTFADTKSDELATAKGRIQFNKKLTELINEALPEGKLASTSFSAFVMAPM; from the coding sequence ATGAAAAAGATGTTGCCTTGGCTTGCAACAAGCTTGCTAGCGATAACACTCATTGTGGTGGTTGTGTTTGTATTTATGCAAGGACAGAACGGGAATAAGATTGATACACATACGGCAGCCGCGGCAGAGAAGAAGATGACTGCGGATGAGATTGTTGCAGTTTCCTCAGAGCTTGGAGAAATTAAAACCAATTTGGCTGATATAGACCATGTTGTAGTTGTAAGTTTTTCTTTCAAATTATCCGACAAAAAGGCTAAAGAAGATTTTGAGAAAATTAAGGAAATCACGGTGAAGCCTATTATCATCCAGACTTTTGCGGATACCAAGTCTGATGAGCTGGCTACAGCGAAAGGTCGCATTCAATTTAATAAAAAATTGACCGAGCTTATTAATGAAGCTTTACCAGAAGGTAAACTTGCCAGCACTAGTTTTTCTGCTTTTGTGATGGCGCCAATGTAA
- the fliP gene encoding flagellar type III secretion system pore protein FliP (The bacterial flagellar biogenesis protein FliP forms a type III secretion system (T3SS)-type pore required for flagellar assembly.), with protein MKKKIWLACFFIGLISLASVTAAFAEPIPNIDIQIGNGDGSTPSTSSLSIILLITVLSIAPALLVLMTSFTRIVIVLGFVRTSLGTQQMPPNQVLVGLALFLTLFIMSPTLSSINQVALQPYLKGDITQTEALEKAADPMKKFMFSHTREKDLLLFMKYNQTEKPSTYQDIPITVMVPAYAISELKTAFQMGFMIFIPFLVIDIVVASTLMAMGMMMLPPVMISLPFKILLFVLVDGWYLVVKSLLLSFNT; from the coding sequence ATGAAGAAAAAGATTTGGTTAGCGTGTTTTTTCATAGGACTCATCAGTCTGGCTTCCGTCACTGCTGCCTTTGCCGAACCGATTCCGAATATTGATATTCAAATTGGGAACGGGGATGGGAGCACACCAAGCACGAGTTCACTATCCATTATCCTGTTGATCACGGTACTTAGTATCGCACCAGCCTTGCTGGTACTGATGACCAGTTTTACACGGATTGTTATCGTTCTCGGTTTTGTGCGGACATCCTTGGGTACGCAGCAAATGCCACCCAATCAGGTGCTGGTCGGTTTAGCACTTTTTCTGACACTTTTCATCATGTCACCGACGTTGTCATCCATTAATCAGGTAGCGCTTCAGCCCTATCTTAAGGGAGACATCACACAAACCGAAGCGTTGGAAAAAGCTGCGGATCCCATGAAGAAGTTTATGTTCTCCCACACTAGGGAGAAAGACCTATTGCTGTTTATGAAGTACAATCAAACCGAAAAGCCCAGCACATACCAGGATATTCCGATTACTGTGATGGTACCGGCATATGCAATCAGTGAGTTGAAGACAGCATTCCAGATGGGATTCATGATCTTTATTCCCTTCTTGGTTATAGACATTGTAGTTGCGAGTACACTCATGGCTATGGGTATGATGATGCTTCCACCTGTAATGATCTCATTACCTTTTAAAATACTGTTATTTGTACTTGTCGATGGCTGGTATCTGGTCGTGAAGTCACTGTTGCTGAGTTTTAACACTTGA
- the flhA gene encoding flagellar biosynthesis protein FlhA, with protein sequence MKIKDIAVLAGIIGIVLMMILPIPTWLLDMLLVINISLALMILLVAMNSKEALQFSIFPALLLITTLFRLALNISTTKLILGQGNAGSVVATFGSWIAGGQIAIGFIVFLILVVVQFIVITKGSERVAEVAARFTLDAMPGKQMSIDADLNAGLINEQQARERRSKIEREADFYGAMDGASKFVKGDAIASIIILLINLIGGFIIGMTVHGLAFADALSTYSVLTIGDGLVSQIPALLISTAAGLIVTRASSEGNLADDITGQLFTYPMLLYIVSFVIAMLGFFTPIHIITTLPLAGLLAFAGWRMQNNLNQKQEAEEQMEEEQQIEEVRSPESVINLLQVDPIEFEFGYGLIPLADNQQGGDLLDRIIMIRRQCALELGLVVPVIRIRDNIQLRPNEYVIKIKGNVVGGGELLLNHYLAMSPGYEEESVTGIETTEPAFGLPALWIDEVTKDRAELAGYTVVDPPSVVATHLTELIKKHAHELLGRQETKALVDNLRENYAALVDELIPSVLSIGDVQKVLAKLLREKVSIRDMVTIFETLADYGTYTKDPDVLTEYVRQSLSRQITQQFSQKGETLRVITVGPGLEKKIAESVQQSDQGSYLALDPASTQSVYQKLTEQVNRLIQSGQQPVVLTSPTIRMYLRQVIERTMQDIPVLSYSELEPNVEIQSVGVVNL encoded by the coding sequence TTGAAAATAAAAGATATAGCTGTCCTTGCGGGTATCATCGGCATCGTGTTGATGATGATTCTCCCGATCCCAACCTGGTTGTTGGACATGTTGCTTGTCATCAATATCTCACTTGCACTGATGATACTGCTTGTTGCAATGAACAGCAAAGAAGCACTGCAATTTTCCATCTTTCCTGCATTGCTGCTGATTACGACGTTGTTTCGATTAGCACTCAACATATCAACAACAAAACTGATTTTGGGTCAAGGAAACGCAGGATCGGTAGTCGCTACCTTTGGTAGCTGGATCGCTGGCGGACAGATAGCCATCGGATTTATCGTGTTTCTGATTCTCGTCGTTGTTCAGTTTATCGTTATTACGAAGGGATCGGAGCGTGTAGCTGAAGTTGCAGCACGATTCACCCTCGATGCGATGCCTGGTAAACAGATGAGTATCGACGCAGATTTGAATGCAGGCCTGATCAACGAGCAGCAAGCACGTGAACGCCGTTCCAAAATTGAACGCGAAGCTGATTTTTACGGAGCCATGGATGGAGCCAGTAAATTTGTAAAAGGGGACGCTATTGCAAGTATCATTATTCTCCTGATCAATCTTATTGGTGGTTTTATCATCGGGATGACGGTACATGGTCTCGCTTTTGCCGATGCGCTATCCACCTATTCCGTATTGACGATCGGGGATGGGCTGGTTAGCCAGATTCCTGCACTCCTGATATCTACAGCAGCAGGTCTTATTGTAACAAGAGCATCATCGGAAGGGAATTTGGCCGATGACATTACGGGGCAATTGTTTACATACCCGATGCTCCTTTATATTGTATCTTTTGTAATAGCTATGCTCGGCTTTTTCACGCCGATCCACATTATTACAACGTTGCCGCTTGCAGGGTTGCTGGCTTTTGCCGGATGGAGGATGCAGAACAATCTGAATCAGAAGCAAGAGGCAGAGGAGCAAATGGAAGAGGAGCAGCAGATCGAAGAAGTTAGAAGTCCGGAGAGTGTAATCAACCTTCTTCAGGTGGACCCTATCGAGTTTGAATTTGGTTACGGTTTGATTCCTCTGGCTGACAATCAACAGGGTGGGGACTTATTGGATCGGATCATTATGATTCGTAGGCAGTGTGCTCTTGAACTGGGGTTAGTCGTTCCCGTTATCCGGATTCGGGATAATATCCAATTAAGACCGAATGAATATGTCATCAAAATCAAGGGTAATGTTGTTGGCGGCGGAGAACTGTTGTTGAATCATTATCTGGCTATGAGTCCGGGGTATGAAGAGGAATCGGTTACAGGAATCGAAACGACAGAGCCGGCCTTTGGTCTTCCAGCGTTATGGATAGATGAAGTAACCAAAGACAGAGCTGAACTTGCAGGATATACAGTGGTAGATCCTCCCTCAGTTGTAGCCACACATCTGACTGAATTGATTAAGAAGCATGCGCATGAGTTACTTGGCAGACAAGAAACCAAAGCACTTGTGGATAATCTCAGAGAGAATTATGCTGCGCTGGTGGATGAGCTCATCCCATCCGTCCTGTCTATCGGAGATGTACAGAAAGTGCTCGCCAAGTTGTTGCGTGAGAAAGTCTCCATTCGTGATATGGTTACAATCTTTGAGACACTCGCGGACTACGGAACGTATACCAAAGACCCGGATGTACTGACGGAATACGTGAGACAATCGCTCTCTCGTCAGATTACCCAGCAATTCTCTCAAAAAGGTGAAACGCTTAGAGTAATCACTGTTGGACCTGGTCTGGAGAAGAAAATTGCAGAGAGTGTGCAGCAATCCGATCAAGGCAGTTACCTTGCATTGGATCCGGCTTCAACACAAAGTGTATATCAAAAATTGACTGAACAAGTTAATCGATTGATCCAGTCGGGCCAGCAGCCAGTTGTATTAACTTCTCCAACCATTCGTATGTATCTTCGTCAGGTGATTGAGCGCACCATGCAGGACATACCAGTGCTTTCCTATAGTGAGTTGGAACCGAATGTTGAAATCCAAAGTGTCGGGGTGGTGAACTTATGA
- a CDS encoding TIGR02530 family flagellar biosynthesis protein codes for MSDRITVGQLYSGPITPNLLNRSKAGEASNVPERPFAQVLEDNLLKLSNHAAKRLEQRGIELKTEQMQQIGTALDKAAAKGAKESLILMKDMAFIVNVKNRTVVTAMDSESMKDNVFTQIDSAVIIS; via the coding sequence ATGAGTGACCGCATAACCGTAGGCCAACTGTACTCAGGTCCAATTACACCCAATTTGCTTAACCGCTCCAAAGCGGGAGAAGCATCCAATGTACCTGAACGCCCTTTTGCACAGGTATTGGAAGACAACCTCCTTAAATTGAGTAATCATGCTGCCAAAAGGCTAGAACAGCGCGGTATTGAACTTAAGACTGAGCAGATGCAGCAGATTGGAACTGCACTGGATAAGGCTGCTGCCAAAGGAGCCAAGGAATCCTTGATTTTGATGAAAGATATGGCTTTTATCGTTAATGTCAAAAATCGTACTGTTGTTACAGCCATGGATAGTGAAAGCATGAAGGATAATGTATTCACCCAGATTGATAGTGCTGTAATCATTTCTTGA
- a CDS encoding flagellar FlbD family protein, with product MISVTRLNGSPMWLNALMVEIVEETPDTYITLVTGKRLIVLEKADEVISKIKDYNREIGVQAATIKVQQTEES from the coding sequence ATGATTTCGGTTACGCGGTTAAATGGTTCTCCCATGTGGTTAAATGCGCTGATGGTTGAAATTGTGGAAGAGACACCAGACACGTATATTACTCTGGTAACCGGAAAGAGACTTATTGTGCTTGAGAAAGCCGATGAGGTTATTTCCAAAATTAAAGATTACAACCGTGAAATCGGGGTTCAGGCAGCCACTATTAAAGTGCAGCAAACGGAGGAGTCCTGA
- the fliM gene encoding flagellar motor switch protein FliM: protein MVDVLSQNEIDALLAALSSGEMDAEELKKEETQKKIRSYDFKRAVRFSKDHIRSLTRIHENFARFLTTYFSAQLRTFVQINVVQVEQLPYDEFIRSIPKMTILNIFEAEPLQGRMVMEVHPNVGYAMLDRLLGGTGNAPTKIASMTEIETTIMERIFSRAFESLQEAWKTVLDISPRMEALETNPQFMQIVSPNETIALISLSTKIGDTTGMINLCIPHVVLEPIMSRLSTHQWFVSEKKTRAPEEYDALRERVNKAKLPVVAELGESRISIAEFLGLSVGDVITLNKPVDEGLSIKVGDRLKYMGSPGTIKDRVAVQIDKIVTEGVEEFDE from the coding sequence ATGGTGGATGTATTATCACAAAATGAGATTGACGCCCTATTAGCTGCCCTTTCCTCTGGTGAGATGGATGCGGAGGAATTGAAAAAGGAAGAAACTCAAAAGAAAATTAGATCCTACGATTTTAAGCGGGCGGTTCGTTTTTCCAAAGATCATATTCGAAGCTTGACCCGTATTCACGAAAACTTTGCACGCTTTCTCACCACTTATTTTTCAGCCCAACTGCGGACGTTCGTTCAGATCAATGTCGTTCAGGTTGAACAGCTGCCTTATGACGAGTTTATCCGTTCTATTCCAAAGATGACGATATTGAACATATTTGAGGCGGAGCCATTACAGGGACGGATGGTGATGGAGGTTCATCCCAACGTGGGTTATGCAATGCTGGATCGTCTGCTTGGCGGAACAGGAAATGCACCGACCAAGATCGCATCGATGACGGAAATTGAGACGACGATTATGGAGCGAATATTCAGCCGTGCGTTTGAGAGTTTGCAGGAAGCATGGAAGACGGTGTTGGATATTTCTCCAAGGATGGAAGCACTGGAGACCAATCCGCAATTTATGCAGATTGTATCCCCCAATGAGACCATTGCTTTGATCTCACTGAGCACCAAAATCGGTGACACCACAGGCATGATCAATTTGTGTATCCCGCATGTCGTTCTTGAGCCTATTATGTCCCGGTTGTCGACTCATCAGTGGTTTGTTTCGGAGAAAAAGACGAGAGCGCCGGAAGAATATGATGCTCTCAGAGAGCGTGTGAACAAAGCTAAACTGCCCGTCGTTGCGGAGTTGGGAGAATCCAGGATTTCGATTGCTGAATTTTTGGGTCTGTCGGTTGGCGATGTCATTACGTTGAACAAACCCGTTGATGAGGGACTGTCTATTAAAGTTGGAGACAGACTGAAGTATATGGGGAGCCCGGGAACGATCAAGGATCGTGTGGCTGTGCAAATAGACAAGATTGTCACCGAAGGAGTTGAAGAATTTGACGAGTAA
- the fliR gene encoding flagellar biosynthetic protein FliR, producing METLLQSFPVALLMFCRIASFFVTAPVFSARNVPNSLKIGLSAFVTFTVYMVYGIDQVVPTDLSYILLVIREILIGLLLGFVAYLLMTAVQTAGTFIDLQIGFGMANVYDPMTGASAPLTGNFKYAFAVLLFLTMNGHHYLLDAIVYSYRWIPLSNVFFLRLADGSIAEFLVSTLGQSFMLAFQMSAPIVVALFLTDVGLGFLAKTAPQFNVFAVGMPLKVLVGLAILLLLVPSFGFVFSQLFEVMFTAMENLLGTIGQRPG from the coding sequence ATGGAGACATTGTTGCAAAGTTTTCCTGTCGCTCTGCTTATGTTTTGTCGAATAGCATCATTTTTTGTAACTGCGCCAGTCTTCTCGGCTCGGAATGTGCCGAATTCTCTTAAAATTGGTTTATCGGCATTTGTAACCTTTACTGTGTATATGGTATACGGCATAGATCAGGTTGTCCCTACAGATCTGAGTTATATCCTGCTGGTTATCCGAGAGATATTGATTGGTTTGCTCCTAGGCTTTGTTGCATATCTGTTAATGACGGCTGTACAGACAGCAGGAACCTTTATCGATCTTCAGATCGGTTTTGGTATGGCCAACGTATATGATCCAATGACAGGTGCATCTGCTCCGCTTACAGGTAACTTCAAATATGCTTTTGCGGTATTGCTCTTTCTGACAATGAACGGACATCATTATCTGCTCGATGCCATTGTTTACAGTTATCGCTGGATTCCGTTGTCGAATGTATTCTTTCTACGATTGGCAGATGGAAGTATTGCTGAATTTTTGGTGAGTACATTAGGCCAATCATTTATGCTGGCTTTTCAGATGTCTGCGCCAATTGTAGTAGCTCTGTTTTTGACAGATGTAGGGCTGGGATTCTTGGCCAAGACGGCTCCACAATTTAATGTATTTGCTGTCGGAATGCCGCTTAAGGTACTCGTTGGACTTGCTATTTTGCTTTTGCTGGTTCCCAGTTTTGGCTTTGTGTTTAGTCAATTGTTCGAAGTAATGTTCACAGCCATGGAAAACTTGCTTGGGACTATTGGACAAAGGCCAGGCTGA